A section of the Kluyveromyces lactis strain NRRL Y-1140 chromosome F complete sequence genome encodes:
- the PGA1 gene encoding Pga1p (weakly similar to uniprot|P53896 Saccharomyces cerevisiae YNL158W Essential protein of unknown function green fluorescent protein (GFP)-fusion protein localizes to the nuclear periphery) — protein sequence MMATFLIRIISFFSLCHLALGNTETYQFHVPKDFPELSPSYVPKLPYINARNTTFRTITTHLQPEAKTFVELTGLKKNENYMVKICWTGIDPISLKSIRHQFIPHGTVFKGTLSTQTRAVILIETRADSYPILQDKVKVDVSLAVIKLGIPVDMYSILFYLACVLICAISFIRAIDPFQLLEVRKQNKSD from the coding sequence ATGATGGCTACTTTCCTTATACGTATCATTTCGTTTTTCTCATTATGTCATCTGGCACTTGGTAATACTGAAACATATCAGTTTCATGTTCCAAAGGATTTTCCAGAGTTAAGCCCATCATATGTACCGAAGTTGCCTTATATCAATGCACGGAATACAACATTTAGGACTATCACTACCCACCTTCAACCTGAGGCTAAGACGTTTGTGGAATTGACAGGActaaagaaaaatgaaaactaTATGGTCAAAATTTGTTGGACAGGAATTGATCCTATTTCCCTTAAATCGATTCGTCATCAATTCATACCTCATGGCACCGTATTTAAAGGCACTTTAAGCACACAGACCAGAGCAGTCATCCTTATAGAAACAAGAGCAGATTCTTATCCCATTTTACAAGATAAAGTAAAGGTAGATGTTAGCTTGGCAGTGATAAAACTTGGAATTCCTGTTGACATGTATTCAATACTGTTCTATCTCGCATGCGTATTAATATGTGCGATTTCCTTTATACGGGCTATAGACCCCTTCCAACTTCTCGAAGTACGTAAACAGAATAAATCAGATTGA
- a CDS encoding agmatinase (conserved hypothetical protein) — protein MKVAGFILGALIQFSLTEGHVEQNENANLTEMWGEDWPFSGIQTFAHLPHHKCLIDMEKKFDIGVIGVPFDTAVSFRGGARFGPQAIRKASQRQTSMRGFNFRADINPYQDWASVVDCGDVPVTPMDNCLALKMMTAAYENLLSHESQTSDNNLPPRFVTLGGDHSIILPALRALRKTYGRLAVIHFDSHLDTWAPSKYPSFWHSDTSEFTHGSMLWIAHNEGLLTENNNIHAGLRTRLSGSSFEDYDDDDKVGFHRIEADEIMDGGIKSIVEKIKSKIPSDVPVYISVDIDVLDPSAAPGTGTMEVGGWMTRELIRIIRELEDLNLVGADIVEVSPPFDPTEITSLAGAQIAYELITNMVKKGPIDPELIKHNLELSDKLTQGQQLLGFSSPTDELNDKIQKEQFVLQA, from the coding sequence ATGAAGGTTGCAGGATTTATATTGGGTGCTTTGATACAATTCAGCCTTACTGAAGGACATGTAGAACAGAATGAAAATGCCAATCTAACAGAAATGTGGGGCGAGGACTGGCCCTTTTCTGGAATTCAAACCTTTGCACACTTACCTCACCACAAGTGTTTGATCGATatggaaaagaagtttgatATAGGGGTCATAGGAGTTCCGTTCGATACAGCTGTGAGCTTTAGAGGGGGTGCTAGATTCGGGCCACAGGCCATTCGTAAGGCATCCCAACGCCAAACTTCGATGCGCGGGTTCAATTTCCGTGCAGACATCAATCCATATCAAGATTGGGCTTCTGTGGTCGATTGCGGTGACGTTCCAGTAACACCGATGGATAATTGCTTAGcgttgaaaatgatgacTGCGGCATATGAGAATCTTTTGAGCCATGAATCCCAGACAAGCGACAATAATTTACCTCCAAGGTTTGTCACTCTGGGCGGTGACCATAGTATCATCTTGCCAGCGCTACGTGCTCTAAGAAAAACTTACGGTCGTCTTGCTGTCATCCATTTCGACTCTCACTTAGATACCTGGGCACCTTCTAAGTACCCATCCTTCTGGCACAGTGATACTTCGGAGTTTACTCACGGTTCAATGTTATGGATAGCTCATAACGAAGGTTTACTCACTGAAAATAACAATATCCATGCTGGGTTGAGAACCAGATTAAGCGGATCTAGTTTCGAAGATtacgatgatgatgacaaAGTCGGATTTCACCGTATCGAAGCAGACGAAATTATGGACGGCGGTATTAAGtccattgttgaaaagatcaaatcaaaaattcCTAGTGATGTCCCGGTCTATATAAGTGTCGATATCGACGTTTTAGATCCATCTGCAGCACCAGGTACAGGAACTATGGAAGTCGGAGGATGGATGACTAGAGAATTGATCCGTATTATTCGTGAACTAGAAGATCTCAACCTCGTCGGTGCAGATATTGTTGAAGTATCTCCACCATTCGATCCTACTGAAATTACATCGTTAGCTGGTGCTCAAATTGCATACGAATTGATCACAAACATGGTGAAGAAAGGACCAATAGATCCAGAGCTGATTAAGCATAATCTTGAATTATCAGATAAGTTGACTCAAGGACAACAATTGTTAGGTTTTTCAAGCCCAACGGATGAACTAAATGACAAAAtccaaaaagaacaatttgtTTTGCAAGCCTGA
- the MFM1 gene encoding Mfm1p (similar to uniprot|Q6B1B1 Saccharomyces cerevisiae YPL060W LPE10 Mitochondrial inner membrane magnesium transporter involved in maintenance of magnesium concentrations inside mitochondria indirectly affects splicing of group II introns functionally and structurally related to Mrs2p) has translation MLFIRQLSVIPKAPAFAKFFHTAGLVRQKLSDPNHLAILLQKNLAQRNSSLYNPELETIRCTIFDRHGNMQKPSIDLRRDELIHTHGLLPRDLRKVEKSRRNDLVPSVLVRENSILVSILNIRALVKSDMLILFDSMGIKLDSVSQQNFIADLQLRLQNRSGFEVPDVVNKDPLPYEFRAVESIFISAISNLNAELKVHLNVSTGILQDLEYSITRDKLRYLLIQNKKLSVFHKKSFLMREMIEELLEQDDVLCEMYLTEKQLGKPREEHDHAEIEMLLETYYNHVDEIVQTVGNTMSNIKTTEEIINIILDSNRNQLMLLGLRFSIGLLSLAGSIFIASIYGMNLENFIEEGNVGFPVVSTLGVILMAYLFAFSVKHLHKLEKVQLMSHGKSSTLK, from the coding sequence ATGTTATTTATACGGCAGCTTTCAGTTATTCCTAAAGCGCCTGCTTTTGCTAAATTTTTCCATACCGCGGGACTGGTCCGCCAAAAGCTGTCGGACCCTAATCACTTAGCAATACTCTTGCAAAAGAACCTCGCTCAAAGAAACAGCTCTCTGTACAATCCCGAACTAGAGACCATACGATGCACAATATTCGATAGGCATGGAAATATGCAGAAACCGTCCATCGATCTACGAAGAGATGAGCTCATACACACACATGGACTCCTACCCCGAGACTTGCGAAAGGTTGAAAAATCGAGGAGAAATGACTTGGTTCCCAGTGTTCTTGTGCGTGAGAATAGCATTTTGGTTAGTATATTGAACATTAGGGCTTTGGTAAAATCAGACATGttaattcttttcgatTCGATGGGTATAAAATTGGATTCGGTTTCTCAACAGAATTTCATTGCGGATTTACAACTGAGATTACAAAATAGAAGCGGTTTTGAGGTACCAGATGTTGTGAATAAAGATCCTTTGCCTTACGAGTTTAGAGCAGTAGAGTCCATTTTTATTTCGGCTATATCTAACCTTAACGCAGAGCTCAAGGTTCACCTGAATGTTTCAACGGGTATTTTGCAAGACTTAGAATATAGTATTACTAGAGATAAGCTACGGtatcttttgattcaaaataaGAAACTTAGCGTCTTTCAcaaaaaatctttcttgatgaGAGAAATGATTGAAGAACTATTAGAGCAAGATGATGTCTTGTGTGAAATGTACTTGACTGAGAAACAATTAGGGAAGCCTAGAGAAGAGCATGATCATGcagaaattgaaatgcTTTTAGAAACTTATTACAATCATGTCGatgaaattgttcaaaCTGTAGGAAATACAATGTCCAATATCAAAACTACAGAAGAAATAATCAATATCATTCTTGATTCAAAtagaaatcaattgatgttACTTGGATTGCGTTTCAGTATTGGTTTACTCTCGTTAGCCGGTTCTATTTTTATTGCCTCAATCTACGGTATGAACTTAGAGAACTTTATAGAGGAAGGTAACGTTGGATTCCCCGTGGTATCGACATTGGGGGTTATTCTAATGGCATATCTGTTTGCATTCTCCGTCAAACATTTACACAAGTTGGAAAAGGTTCAGTTAATGAGTCATGGAAAAAGCTCTACGCTAAAATAA
- the ASI2 gene encoding Asi2p (some similarities with uniprot|P53895 Saccharomyces cerevisiae YNL159C ASI2 Predicted membrane protein): MSDDDELYEQFQYEMEHGTPHPNVVDPRELEQLLQQLEDEQEQVFLRRNVRPRNAPVHWPDFVVRRPYLRFLLRNLLILDHILMVLFLPFSLFTVLKTVINQVTFSDTDVFTEVVDYVHNRQVVDPTSSIVYLYRNGAGLLGCFHNSAVYHSAPFFKYLMRIYENPNVLRQLYTIYIKWYTVTVYLGYGIFVSSYLSFVTFFFVVCVTLLFIKKFKGVDVIIANILQTCNLVF; encoded by the coding sequence ATgagtgatgatgatgaattatATGAACAGTTTCAATATGAGATGGAGCATGGCACACCGCACCCAAATGTTGTTGATCCACGAGAACTAGAACAACTTTTACAACAACTGgaagatgaacaagaacaagttTTCTTGCGCAGAAATGTACGACCAAGGAATGCGCCAGTACATTGGCCGGATTTTGTTGTAAGAAGACCATATCTGCGATTTCTTTTAAGGAATCTATTGATATTGGACCATATATTGATGGTCTTGTTTCTCccattttctcttttcaccGTTCTGAAGACCGTTATTAACCAGGTGACTTTCAGCGACACCGATGTCTTCACTGAAGTTGTCGATTATGTTCACAATCGTCAAGTTGTAGATCCAACATCCAGCATAGTGTACCTTTACAGAAACGGTGCCGGCCTATTAGGATGCTTTCACAACTCAGCTGTCTATCATTCTGCACCTTTTTTTAAATACCTTATGAGAATCTATGAAAATCCAAACGTTCTTCGGCAACTCTACACTATCTACATCAAATGGTATACGGTCACAGTATATCTCGGATACGGTATCTTCGTGAGTTCTTACCTCTCCTTTGTCACCTTCTTTTTCGTCGTATGTGTGACGCTTCTATTCATCAAGAAGTTTAAGGGAGTGGATGTTATCATCGCTAATATCCTACAAACATGCAACTTAGTATTTTAG
- a CDS encoding uncharacterized protein (similar to uniprot|P53898 Saccharomyces cerevisiae YNL156C NSG2 Protein of unknown function potential homolog of mammalian Insig 1): protein MTESASNSTGSKYGSSESSNLLTKPALYGLYDADVLKSEDSEIYEEVKKASSGKELENGIVQRAKKIPSSVNVALAWVVLSIAGIAYHELSKNLHDNHELHNDFTSRPLLLGATIAQSLSFGYLPPWTFYAIEGILFGSIVPFVNWILGTFDRQPTTISSVLRSTNAMLGVSFGIRRIEWSSSLQASGAWFLLNIILWLFFDSSFTMLASGLAIGLVTCVTCYQDITDSAQLLYFIDFYFLGLLFFTRLGKFLYRQ from the coding sequence ATGACAGAAAGCGCGTCGAATAGCACGGGATCAAAGTACGGAAGCTCAGAGTCGTCCAACTTGTTGACGAAGCCTGCATTGTATGGACTATATGATGCTGATGTGCTCAAGAGCGAGGACTCAGAGATCTATGAAGAAGTTAAAAAAGCATCAAGTGGTAAAGAATTAGAAAATGGAATAGTACAACGTGCTAAGAAAATCCCTAGTTCTGTCAATGTGGCTTTAGCATGGGTTGTACTATCGATAGCAGGCATCGCTTATCATGAATTATCAAAGAACTTACATGATAATCATGAATTGCATAATGACTTTACTTCCCGCCCGTTATTATTGGGTGCCACTATTGCACAATCATTAAGTTTTGGGTATTTACCACCTTGGACATTTTACGCCATCGAAGGTATACTTTTCGGAAGTATCGTTCCATTTGTAAACTGGATACTTGGAACCTTTGATCGGCAACCAACCACTATTTCTAGTGTTTTAAGATCTACAAATGCCATGTTAGGTGTTTCTTTTGGGATTCGTAGAATTGAATGGTCTTCCAGTTTACAAGCAAGTGGTGCATGGTTCTTACTCAACATTATCCTTTGGTTGTTCTTTGACAGCTCATTTACTATGCTAGCATCTGGTTTGGCTATTGGTTTAGTCACTTGCGTGACCTGCTATCAAGACATTACCGATAGCGCACAGTTGttatatttcattgatttctACTTCCTTGGTCTACTATTCTTCACAAGACTAGGAAAATTTTTATACCGtcaataa
- the FTH1 gene encoding Fth1p (similar to uniprot|P38310 Saccharomyces cerevisiae YBR207W FTH1 Putative high affinity iron transporter involved in transport of intravacuolar stores of iron forms complex with Fet5p expression is regulated by iron proposed to play indirect role in endocytosis), whose translation MSKSSFENYFSFQIFFIFLRESLEIIIIVSILLTIVKQALFSHDTTAESDTESSKNAAPVTIQEEEASDLLLRVNDSDSPNLGLEVDNQQLYKKLKLQIISGGLLGLLACMFIGGGFIVAFYYVGTDLWSMSEHYYEGVLSVIASVIISVMGLFFLRMGKLREKFRVKLASIIYSDKLLPMENGESKAKSFSEKYSLFILPFVTSLREGLEAVVFIGGIGIDSPLTSIPLSMLSATAISAIFGVFFFKYSKSFSLQICLVVTTCFLYLIAGGLFSKGVWQFELQKYVDACNGQDMSEVGNGPGSYDISRSVWHVNCCNGERDGFWMILTAIFGWTNSATYGSVSSYIMYWLIVIAVIKLMMLEEKHGYIPFLPVSLQRRRMNKRLSIIEKSLALKSQSSTSGWNSSSTTKNLPDIPRASSDTHNSSSLLLDSNSPAQGYQ comes from the coding sequence ATGTCAAAGTCAAGTTTTGAGAATTATTTCTCgtttcaaatttttttcatcttcttgagAGAGTCGTTAGAGATCATCATAATCGTTTCCATCTTGTTGACAATCGTCAAACAAGCCTTATTCTCGCATGATACCACCGCTGAATCCGATACAGAGTCTTCAAAAAATGCTGCCCCGGTTACCATTCAAGAGGAAGAAGCTTCAGATTTATTATTGAGAGTTAATGACTCCGATTCTCCAAATCTAGGTCTAGAAGTTGATAACCAGCAGTTATATAAAAAACTaaaacttcaaatcattTCTGGAGGTTTGTTAGGCCTTTTGGCATGTATGTTTATTGGTGGTGGATTTATTGTGGCATTTTATTATGTTGGCACGGATTTGTGGTCTATGAGTGAACATTATTATGAAGGTGTTTTAAGCGTTATTGCGTCTGTCATCATTTCAGTTATGGGATTGTTCTTCTTAAGAATGGGTAAACTTAGAGAGAAGTTCAGAGTTAAATTGGCATCCATCATTTACTCAGACAAATTACTTCCGATGGAAAATGGCGAAAGCAAAGCTAAAAGTTTCAGCGAGAAATACTCATTATTCATCCTACCATTTGTTACTTCTTTGAGAGAAGGGCTAGAGGCTGTCGTCTTCATTGGTGGTATCGGTATCGATAGTCCATTAACCTCTATTCCACTATCGATGCTTTCTGCTACGGCGATCTCGGCAATTTTCGgtgtattcttcttcaaatacTCAAAGTCGTTTTCATTGCAAATTTGCCTTGTGGTAACAACATGTTTCCTATATCTTATTGCCGGCGGATTATTCTCCAAGGGTGTATGGCAGTTTGAACTTCAGAAGTATGTTGATGCTTGTAACGGTCAAGATATGAGCGAAGTTGGAAACGGTCCAGGTTCTTATGATATCTCGCGTTCGGTATGGCATGTTAACTGTTGTAACGGTGAAAGGGATGGATTTTGGATGATTTTGACCGCCATTTTTGGATGGACTAACTCAGCTACCTATGGTTCAGTTAGCAGTTATATTATGTACTGGTTAATTGTTATCGCTGTTATAAAGCTAATGATGCTCGAAGAGAAACATGGATATATTCCATTTTTGCCTGTCAGTCTACAAAGAAGGAGAATGAACAAAAGATTATCTATTATTGAAAAGTCTCTTGCACTCAAATCTCAATCATCCACGAGTGGCTGGAACTCATCTTCCACTACCAAAAACTTGCCTGATATTCCGAGAGCTTCATCGGATACTCACAATAGCTCTAGCCTCCTGTTAGATTCTAATTCGCCTGCTCAAGGTTATCAGTGA
- the ATG45 gene encoding Atg45p (similar to uniprot|P40543 Saccharomyces cerevisiae YIL024C Hypothetical ORF), whose protein sequence is MSENCQELCLRIDPASCGFTKDDHVIITGDFDNWNPGQYTLNYDSSTGYFIAHLPYDGYSETFVCKFVVNNEHWKALSCFDKYIDDMGHENNLIHCKAWLETEEMVADIVMEDVELDLKPFRSSMSPSDLQIDQLAITRPSSEQDYIHVTSRGELSSSEDVELDPRVTQGTIDDILVDDIDEQQSQQTLLQASYSDQNAKYPSSYNPIHGLVATLRRATTYWKR, encoded by the coding sequence atgTCCGAAAATTGTCAAGAGCTTTGTCTTAGAATTGATCCCGCTTCATGTGGATTTACTAAAGATGATCATGTTATTATCACCGGGGATTTCGATAATTGGAATCCTGGTCAGTACACCTTGAATTATGATTCAAGCACAGGCTACTTTATTGCCCATTTGCCGTACGATGGCTATAGTGAAACGTTCGTCTGTAAGTTCGTTGTCAACAACGAACATTGGAAAGCTTTGAGCTGTTTCGATAAATATATAGATGATATGGGTCACGAAAACAATTTAATCCATTGCAAGGCTTGGTTGGAGACTGAAGAAATGGTTGCTGATATTGTAATGGAAGATGTGGAATTGGATTTAAAACCTTTTAGATCTTCTATGTCACCTTCAGATCTTCAGATCGATCAGTTAGCAATCACTAGGCCAAGTAGCGAACAAGATTACATACACGTAACTTCAAGAGGTGAATTAAGCTCATCTGAGGACGTGGAATTAGATCCGAGAGTAACACAAGGTacaattgatgatattttggtAGATGATATTGACGAACAACAATCTCAACAAACTCTACTACAGGCAAGCTACTCTGATCAAAATGCCAAATATCCATCTTCATATAATCCGATACACGGACTCGTCGCAACTTTAAGACGTGCAACCACTTACTGGAAACGTTGA
- the ECM14 gene encoding putative metallocarboxypeptidase (similar to uniprot|P38836 Saccharomyces cerevisiae YHR132C), whose protein sequence is MRVGALTLWVINLIVLFTNTAEARDYSNYKVCRFNDESQFSVIISKLKDIAMIKQEYEFDIWAKSKSHGFMDIRMHDDILEQFPSCDIIIEDLNSVISETKSAVGGETSNDARTQSFFDAESKRPKDIFFDEYRDLDTIYTWLDLLQLSFPDLVTVEWTGQTFEGRDLKALHISTNNVEKNPDKKTIIITGGVHAREWVSVSTVCYTIFQLLTRYGKSKTETRFLDHLDFLIIPVFNPDGYVYTWTHDRLWRKNRQQTYFPRCFGIDIDHSFDFQWTGSNDFPCSESYSGESPFEALEAESWDEYVNKAKSEYNIHGYLDFHSYAQEVLYPYGYSCDALPRDLENLLELSYGLSKAIRRKSGKGYHVLSSCEDRGSDLQPGLGSGSALDYMYHHRAYWAFQLKLRDTGNHGFLLPPKFIVPVGEEIYAAVQYFCEFILNPDL, encoded by the coding sequence ATGAGAGTAGGAGCTTTAACCCTTTGGGTGATTAATCTAATAGTGCTGTTTACCAATACGGCTGAAGCTAGGGATTACTCCAACTACAAAGTGTGCAGATTCAACGATGAGTCTCAATTCAGTGTTATAATCTCCAAGTTGAAAGACATAGCAATGATAAAACAGGAGTACGAATTCGATATATGGGCAAAATCGAAATCGCATGGATTTATGGATATCCGGATGCACGATGACattttggaacaattcCCTAGTTGCGATATTATAATTGAAGATTTAAATTCCGTCATTTCTGAAACAAAATCGGCAGTTGGGGGAGAAACCTCCAACGACGCCAGAACCCAGAGTTTTTTTGATGCTGAATCTAAAAGGCCAAAAGATATATTCTTTGACGAATATCGTGATTTGGACACAATTTACACATGGTTAGATCTCCTACAGTTATCCTTCCCTGATCTTGTTACGGTAGAGTGGACTGGTCAGACCTTCGAAGGCAGAGATTTGAAGGCCCTTCATATCTCGACAAATAACGTCGAGAAAAATCCTGATAAGAAGACAATTATCATTACCGGTGGGGTGCATGCTCGTGAATGGGTTAGTGTCAGTACGGTGTGTTACACTATTTTCCAGTTACTGACGAGATATGGTAAATCAAAAACTGAGACCAGGTTTTTGGATCATTTGGACTTTTTAATCATACCTGTATTCAATCCTGATGGTTATGTATACACCTGGACGCATGATAGGCTCTGGAGGAAAAATAGACAACAGACTTATTTTCCACGGTGCTTTGGCATTGACATCGACCactcttttgattttcaaTGGACTGGCTCTAACGACTTTCCATGTTCAGAGAGCTACAGTGGTGAATCACCATTTGAGGCTTTAGAAGCGGAATCATGGGATGAATATGTTAACAAAGCTAAATCTGAGTACAATATCCACGGATATTTAGATTTCCACTCGTACGCCCAAGAAGTATTGTACCCATATGGTTATTCGTGTGATGCTTTGCCGAGAGATTTGGAGAACCTTTTGGAGTTATCATATGGCTTATCAAAAGCTATCAGACGCAAATCAGGAAAGGGCTATCATGTTCTTTCATCCTGCGAAGACCGTGGTTCTGATTTGCAACCAGGCTTAGGATCAGGATCAGCATTGGATTATATGTACCATCATAGAGCTTATTGGGCGTTCCAGTTGAAGCTTAGAGACACTGGTAATCACGGATTCCTACTTCCACCCAAGTTTATAGTTCCTGTGGGTGAAGAGATATATGCTGCTGTTCAGTACTTCTGTGAATTTATTCTTAACCCTGACCTCTAA
- the WSS1 gene encoding metalloendopeptidase WSS1 (some similarities with uniprot|P38838 Saccharomyces cerevisiae YHR134W WSS1 weak suppressor of smt3), with protein MVPPIQKNPHVGSIAVLQTKPGKNDALNILKRVAHNVSYLMKEERFKVRQLVEFYPRNRSLLGMNVNKGMKIMLRLRDPLDEYKFLPIESIMGTMLHELTHNLHGPHDRKFYEKLDQLSGRQWTIEQMGLYDSFLGTGKRLGSKPMGSIIIGKTLERGKGRRLGGTTPGTGPRRNAREMAAIAADKRAADNKTCCNSNDQKNYMPVQEDLVIELLDDDSNEENHNIEVTKLETAGGIEIMDLT; from the coding sequence ATGGTTCCTCCGATACAAAAGAATCCGCATGTAGGAAGCATTGCAGTATTGCAAACAAAACCAGGAAAAAACGATGCATTAAACATATTGAAAAGGGTCGCTCATAACGTATCGTATCTGATGAAAGAGGAAAGGTTCAAAGTAAGACAATTAGTTGAGTTTTATCCACGGAATCGATCACTTTTAGGTATGAACGTGAACAAAGGCATGAAGATCATGTTGCGGCTTAGAGACCCATTAGACGAATATAAATTTCTACCGATAGAATCTATTATGGGTACCATGCTTCATGAGCTTACCCATAATTTACATGGTCCTCATGACCGAAAGTTTTACGAAAAGCTGGATCAATTATCGGGAAGACAATGGACCATTGAACAAATGGGACTTTACGACAGCTTTCTCGGCACCGGGAAAAGATTGGGTAGCAAACCGATGGGGTCGATTATTATTGGAAAGACATTAGAAAGAGGTAAAGGAAGAAGACTAGGTGGTACGACACCTGGAACAGGACCAAGAAGGAATGCTAGAGAAATGGCAGCAATCGCGGCAGATAAAAGGGCAGCGGATAACAAAACATGCTGCAACTCAAATGATCAGAAAAACTATATGCCTGTTCAAGAAGATCTAGTAATAGAACttcttgatgatgattCAAACGAAGAGAATCATAATATTGAAGTCACCAAGTTAGAAACCGCTGGGGGTATAGAAATTATGGATTTGACGTGA
- a CDS encoding endosulfine family protein (highly similar to uniprot|Q9P305 Saccharomyces cerevisiae YHR132W-A Hypothetical ORF) translates to MSDKQEHPVFGHEHRHPHIHDSESVDPKAPVANPENVDLSKLSPQELKIYKMYGKLPSKKDLFQHKLQERKYFDSGDYALRRAGVKSDDLQSSPVANNNLPLTNPSGLRESIIKRRMSSSANGPSNVDAQRLNRQGSISSGPPPPRSPNK, encoded by the coding sequence ATGTCTGACAAGCAAGAACACCCAGTCTTTGGGCATGAACATAGACACCCACATATACATGATTCTGAAAGTGTAGATCCAAAAGCTCCTGTAGCTAATCCAGAAAATGTTGATTTGTCAAAGCTTTCCCCACAAGAGTtaaaaatatacaaaatGTATGGAAAACTACCCAGTAAGAAAGACTTATTCCAACACAAATTGCAAGAACGAAAATATTTCGATAGCGGGGACTACGCTTTACGTAGGGCAGGTGTGAAATCTGACGATTTGCAGTCGAGTCCAGTTGCTAATAACAATTTACCTTTGACAAATCCTAGCGGATTAAGAGAAAGTAtcatcaaaagaagaatgtcCAGTAGTGCAAACGGTCCCAGCAATGTCGACGCCCAAAGGCTAAATAGACAAGGCAGTATATCAAGTGgtccaccaccaccaagGTCACCCAATAAATAG
- a CDS encoding uncharacterized protein (no similarity) encodes MSENKLRVENEQVQKGDYALDHELENVTNVVDTRDLGMIGEIIQGIIAFLNSPAFATIVQIIQQIVELIIGAFSLVSFLGYHGFQDEVVKQYISTTSFFVATTQHGSSLFSNGIHFMILILDLLSNQDLTSTEIDWKTIILQIILWIIEKLLNPDNDDGTNGRQNDKLRGSVSLMAASIKIVSIIICLRSILG; translated from the coding sequence ATGTCAGAGAATAAACTTAGGGTCGAGAACGAACAAGTGCAGAAAGGCGATTATGCCTTGGATcatgaattggaaaatgttaCAAATGTTGTTGATACCAGAGATCTTGGAATGATAGGCGAAATCATTCAAGGAATAATTGCTTTCTTAAACTCACCTGCCTTTGCGACTATAGTACAAATTATACAACAGATAGTAGAGCTGATTATTGGTGCCTTCTCTTTGGTCTCATTTTTAGGATACCATGGATTCCAAGATGAAGTTGTGAAACAATATATTAGTACCACGTCTTTTTTTGTCGCAACAACACAACACGGTTCGTCCTTATTCAGTAACGGAATTCATTTCATGATATTAATCCTTGACTTACTTTCCAATCAGGACTTGACAAGTACCGAAATTGATTGGAAAACAATTATCTTACAAATAATTCTTTggatcattgaaaaattattgaatCCAGACAATGACGATGGAACTAATGGTAGACAAAATGATAAGTTGAGGGGATCAGTTTCCTTAATGGCTGCCTCAATCAAAATTGTGTCTATTATTATCTGCTTGCGTTCAATTTTAGGGTGA